A window of the Hevea brasiliensis isolate MT/VB/25A 57/8 chromosome 6, ASM3005281v1, whole genome shotgun sequence genome harbors these coding sequences:
- the LOC110664622 gene encoding uncharacterized protein LOC110664622, whose product MSATIISDPMVVSTPETQPASAATSTKLTAAQAEVEFAKCDCCGLTEECTPAYIERVRERYHGKWICGLCAEAVKDEIVRVTERLISTEEAMARHMNFCKKFVSSGPPPDPTILLISAMRQILRRSLDSPRGLRSTPSSPTNTNGQMRAAGLARSESCFPTLSG is encoded by the coding sequence ATGTCTGCTACCATAATCAGTGATCCTATGGTGGTATCAACCCCAGAAACCCAACCAGCTTCAGCTGCAACATCAACTAAACTAACTGCAGCCCAAGCGGAAGTGGAGTTTGCCAAATGTGATTGCTGTGGTCTAACCGAAGAGTGCACCCCAGCTTACATTGAAAGAGTACGGGAGAGATACCATGGCAAATGGATTTGTGGGCTATGTGCGGAAGCTGTAAAAGATGAGATTGTGAGGGTTACAGAGAGGCTTATCAGCACAGAAGAAGCCATGGCTAGGCACATGAACTTTTGCAAGAAATTTGTATCCTCTGGCCCTCCTCCTGACCCAACTATCCTTTTGATATCTGCTATGAGACAGATTCTTAGAAGAAGTTTGGATTCTCCAAGAGGGTTAAGATCAACCCCATCTAGTCCTACCAATACTAATGGACAAATGCGAGCTGCTGGGCTTGCTAGGTCTGAAAGTTGCTTCCCTACTTTGTCTGGTTGA